A stretch of Chitinophaga caeni DNA encodes these proteins:
- a CDS encoding IPT/TIG domain-containing protein: MKILTYSFLCLAFLLCYSCNKDDDKSQPDVLKITSIWPAYGTANTIVTINGKEFSNVRENNKVSFNNIPAIVIEASETQLQVVSPEGGSTGNVNIEVGGQQFMGPVYSYTLPPEEYFVETYAGTGGTAGSVEGSLKAAKFRNPEGLSIDLLGNLYIADRGNNRIRKISGGMVSAYAGKDQDGHVDGDVSIALFDYPWKTAVDKSGNVYVADRDNHSVRKITPEGIVSTLAGSGSAGYADGNGTAAKFNQPLDVATDDAGNVYVADNLNHRIRKIDPAGNVTTLAGSGTAGYADGTGTAASFKNPSGLCVDKDGNIFVADRLNHRVRKIGPGAEVTTVAGDGYAGFVDGLQNNARFNGPYGIDVDANGALYIADLSNNKIRKIKDGSVSTIAGTSNGYLDGAGGGAQFSQPTDVCVDPGGNIFVADLGNHVIRKLYRK, encoded by the coding sequence ATGAAAATTCTTACATATAGCTTTTTATGTTTAGCATTCTTATTATGCTACTCATGTAATAAAGATGATGATAAATCTCAACCGGATGTATTGAAAATTACTTCCATCTGGCCGGCATACGGTACTGCTAATACTATCGTAACAATCAATGGTAAAGAGTTTAGTAATGTTCGGGAAAATAATAAAGTGAGCTTTAACAATATTCCTGCTATCGTGATCGAAGCCAGTGAAACACAATTACAAGTTGTGAGCCCTGAAGGCGGTTCTACGGGGAACGTAAACATCGAGGTCGGCGGGCAACAATTCATGGGCCCCGTTTATAGTTATACTTTACCACCTGAAGAATATTTTGTTGAAACCTATGCGGGTACCGGTGGCACGGCGGGATCGGTAGAAGGAAGCTTGAAAGCGGCCAAGTTCCGTAATCCTGAAGGTTTGTCAATCGATCTGTTAGGTAATCTTTATATTGCTGATCGGGGAAATAACAGGATCCGCAAGATATCCGGGGGTATGGTAAGCGCATATGCGGGAAAGGATCAGGATGGGCATGTAGATGGAGATGTATCGATCGCTTTGTTTGATTATCCTTGGAAAACGGCCGTGGATAAAAGCGGAAACGTTTACGTGGCAGATCGCGATAATCACAGCGTGAGAAAAATTACACCGGAAGGTATTGTCTCTACACTGGCCGGAAGCGGGTCGGCAGGTTATGCCGATGGTAATGGAACGGCGGCAAAATTCAATCAACCTTTGGATGTTGCTACGGATGATGCTGGGAATGTTTACGTGGCTGATAATTTGAACCACCGCATCCGAAAAATTGATCCGGCAGGGAATGTTACCACCTTGGCTGGAAGTGGTACTGCCGGTTATGCTGATGGCACTGGAACAGCAGCATCATTCAAAAACCCCAGCGGTTTGTGTGTTGACAAAGACGGTAATATTTTTGTAGCCGACAGGTTGAATCACCGTGTCCGTAAAATCGGTCCGGGTGCTGAAGTAACAACGGTTGCAGGTGATGGCTATGCAGGTTTCGTTGACGGTCTACAAAATAACGCGAGGTTCAACGGCCCTTACGGAATCGATGTTGATGCTAATGGAGCTTTGTATATTGCTGACTTGAGCAATAATAAAATCCGGAAAATTAAAGATGGCAGCGTTAGTACAATTGCTGGAACGAGTAATGGTTATCTTGATGGTGCCGGGGGAGGCGCCCAATTCAGTCAACCAACGGATGTATGTGTTGATCCTGGCGGGAACATTTTTGTTGCCGACCTGGGGAACCATGTGATCCGTAAGCTATATAGAAAATAA
- the mobA gene encoding conjugal transfer protein MobA, whose translation MEKMNKKKNKGGRKPKLNPAQNRYMFRLTDEENAKFLALFDQSGMDNKAKFIVSLLFAKEMKTVKIDKGTVDFYMRLTSFHSQYRSIGVNYNQILKLLNDNFSEKKALAYLYKLEKQTVEVIALFKKVVEITEEFEARH comes from the coding sequence ATGGAAAAAATGAACAAAAAGAAGAACAAAGGCGGTAGAAAACCAAAGCTGAACCCTGCACAAAACAGGTATATGTTCAGGCTTACCGATGAAGAAAATGCAAAATTTTTAGCCCTTTTTGACCAATCGGGAATGGACAATAAGGCTAAATTTATTGTTTCGTTATTGTTCGCAAAGGAAATGAAAACGGTTAAAATCGACAAAGGAACAGTTGATTTTTATATGCGATTGACATCGTTTCACAGTCAATATCGTTCGATAGGCGTAAATTATAATCAAATTTTGAAGCTGTTGAACGATAATTTTTCGGAGAAAAAAGCATTGGCATACCTCTACAAATTGGAAAAACAGACTGTTGAGGTGATAGCTTTATTCAAAAAGGTTGTTGAGATAACAGAAGAATTTGAAGCAAGACATTAA
- a CDS encoding response regulator, translating into MKIRIAVIDDNNFLIKSVKEKLSFFEDISISFTANNGLECMDKLNENRQIDLILMDIEMPKQNGIEATALVKQKYPQIKIIMLTVFDDDENIFKAIQAGADGYLLKDTEPQELYNAITQTLEGGAVMTPSIAMKALNLLRSPLAEETDEAEETIKLTSREVEVLEQLSTGLPYTSIAENLIVSPSTVRRHIENIYQKLQVHSKTEAIALAKKKRFI; encoded by the coding sequence ATGAAAATACGTATAGCCGTTATAGACGACAATAATTTCCTGATAAAAAGCGTAAAAGAAAAGCTTTCGTTTTTTGAAGATATAAGCATTTCCTTTACCGCCAACAACGGTCTGGAATGTATGGACAAGCTCAATGAAAACCGCCAGATAGACCTTATCCTTATGGATATCGAAATGCCCAAACAAAACGGCATAGAAGCAACCGCTTTGGTCAAGCAAAAATATCCGCAGATAAAAATCATTATGCTAACGGTTTTCGACGATGACGAAAACATATTTAAAGCCATACAAGCCGGTGCAGACGGCTATTTGTTGAAAGACACCGAACCACAGGAGCTATATAATGCCATTACCCAAACGTTGGAGGGCGGTGCAGTGATGACCCCGTCTATTGCAATGAAAGCCCTTAATCTTCTGCGTTCGCCTTTGGCGGAAGAAACCGATGAAGCGGAAGAAACCATAAAGCTGACAAGCCGTGAAGTTGAGGTATTGGAACAGCTCTCCACAGGGCTTCCGTACACTTCCATAGCGGAGAACCTGATAGTTTCGCCCTCAACCGTCCGCAGGCACATCGAAAATATTTACCAAAAATTGCAGGTGCACTCTAAAACCGAAGCCATTGCGTTGGCAAAGAAGAAGCGGTTTATATGA
- a CDS encoding sensor histidine kinase gives MKIYNTKSDETITLARFGYDLANQKNDKVNRGNFLRLIGLSMMKKGHIDSASVYYYKALKELEPTKNTEKLGLLYDDMARMYRKLKQSKRSLEFYDKALKLYEAENNLEGIARINNESGAVFRDDFSDYKTANERFEKSLRIQRQRNDSVGIGYALEFLGYNQLLIKDYKKSESYLMEALAIREKLKDDFATMLNYTALGEYYNQTKQPKKSNEYFEKSNALAEKIKYPDIQKYNYENIMHNYEILGDYEKAYQNLKAFNVLNDSLYNTKRLKDVEEISTKYETAEKEKQIAEKELALKIRNQWIFGLVALAVIIGLIGFLLYKQQILKNIKQQKDNELKLALEKIESQNKLQEQRLSISRDLHDNIGAQLSFIVSAIDTIKYYVADKNEQLTGRLSNVGVFAKETIQELRDTIWAMNKSGITIKDLQSRIANFIEKAKHSYPNIRISLVTDKNIPDDTAFTGLQGLNIFRIVQEATNNALKYAQAERIEIRISKEDDNIHFQITDNGKGFVEKEVEASNGLLNMRKRASELGEELLLRSEPDKGTSVSFGVK, from the coding sequence ATGAAAATATACAATACAAAATCTGATGAAACCATAACGCTTGCCCGGTTTGGTTACGACCTTGCCAATCAAAAAAACGACAAAGTAAACAGAGGCAATTTCTTGCGGTTAATCGGGCTTTCAATGATGAAGAAAGGGCATATAGATAGTGCATCGGTTTATTATTACAAAGCCCTGAAAGAATTGGAGCCAACTAAAAATACAGAAAAGCTGGGTTTGCTGTATGACGATATGGCAAGGATGTACCGCAAGCTGAAGCAATCCAAAAGGTCGTTGGAATTTTATGACAAAGCTTTAAAATTATATGAAGCCGAAAATAATTTAGAGGGCATCGCCCGCATCAATAATGAAAGCGGTGCAGTTTTTCGGGATGATTTTTCCGATTACAAAACCGCCAATGAGCGTTTTGAAAAATCTTTGCGTATCCAACGGCAACGGAATGACAGTGTGGGAATTGGCTATGCGTTGGAATTTTTAGGTTATAACCAACTGCTCATCAAAGACTATAAAAAATCGGAAAGTTATCTGATGGAGGCGTTGGCAATCCGTGAAAAGCTGAAAGATGATTTTGCCACAATGCTGAATTATACGGCATTGGGAGAGTATTACAACCAGACAAAACAACCAAAAAAATCCAACGAATACTTTGAGAAAAGCAATGCTTTAGCCGAAAAAATAAAGTACCCCGATATTCAGAAATACAATTACGAAAACATAATGCACAATTATGAGATTTTGGGCGATTATGAAAAGGCATATCAAAACCTCAAAGCGTTTAACGTACTCAACGACAGCCTGTACAATACCAAAAGACTGAAAGATGTAGAAGAAATCAGTACCAAATACGAAACCGCCGAAAAAGAAAAGCAAATCGCCGAAAAAGAGCTTGCCCTCAAAATCCGTAACCAATGGATTTTCGGATTGGTAGCATTAGCTGTTATCATCGGACTGATTGGCTTCTTGCTCTACAAACAGCAGATACTTAAAAATATCAAACAGCAGAAAGACAACGAGCTGAAATTGGCATTGGAAAAAATCGAAAGCCAAAACAAATTACAGGAGCAACGCCTGTCTATATCAAGGGATTTACACGACAATATCGGGGCACAGCTATCCTTTATCGTTTCCGCTATCGACACCATTAAATACTATGTTGCCGATAAAAACGAGCAACTGACAGGCAGATTAAGCAATGTCGGTGTTTTTGCCAAAGAAACCATTCAGGAACTTCGGGATACCATTTGGGCAATGAACAAGTCGGGCATTACCATCAAAGACCTGCAAAGCCGTATTGCCAACTTTATCGAAAAAGCCAAACATTCCTATCCCAACATTCGTATTTCGTTGGTAACGGACAAAAATATACCGGATGATACAGCATTCACAGGATTGCAGGGGCTGAACATTTTCCGCATTGTACAGGAAGCCACCAACAATGCCCTGAAATATGCCCAAGCCGAACGAATAGAAATACGGATAAGCAAAGAAGATGACAATATCCATTTCCAAATAACAGACAACGGTAAAGGCTTTGTGGAAAAAGAAGTGGAAGCAAGCAACGGACTGTTGAATATGCGGAAGCGGGCTTCGGAGCTGGGCGAAGAACTGCTCCTGCGGTCAGAGCCGGACAAAGGAACGAGTGTGTCGTTCGGAGTGAAATAA
- a CDS encoding tetratricopeptide repeat-containing sensor histidine kinase, translating into MKRSTTIRPNCFAIPTGIVRSFVVLFFLTLSSGAFAQLKEKIDSLHTAFVQAEADSAKCDILTQIAEEYRFINSDSSIAYVNKAKEIAQTLQSDYMDVDIAILNAIVLYEKGDYDNSIRLLKEIDPLATKLGDKGYLLKMYQTYGNSYGLSNDHRQAIEYELKALDYAKELKDSMAMANLYINIGSDFHYIKEYAKGIEYCGNARQIYEKLGQDFYQGFALNNMSNYSNHLNDYQKALDYATEATQYWNEDNNERLMGYLYHNFGEAYKGLKNYSQSEKYYQKSIAIRQKNEDPKDRIITSNELAELYIAWNKLPNAYVIAEANYHLAKEKDFTREEQQSAELLATIHEKQGNLTQAVKYLKISQQLKDSLQSQEQAKEVLRLETKYETAEKENLILQQRAKITDHQLALKNRSLWIFGLTALAVIIGLIGFLLYKQQVLKNIKQQKDNELKLALEKIETQNKLQEQRLSISRDLHDNIGAHLTFIISSIDTLKQFMANRDQKLSDRLGNMSSFAKETIRELRDTIWAMNRPCISIADLKLRTANFIESANKATTHTTLSFADKVENDKDLLFNSKTGMNIYRILQEAVNNALKHAEATRISISFARQGDMLQMQVEDNGKGFDTLEMYDGNGLQNMRNRAEALGGTLHITSEKGHTRVIFRFPLQEMSDKQNDTAT; encoded by the coding sequence ATGAAGCGAAGCACAACAATCCGCCCCAATTGTTTTGCGATACCGACAGGTATCGTCAGGTCTTTTGTGGTATTGTTTTTTCTTACTCTGTCATCGGGGGCATTCGCCCAGCTGAAAGAAAAAATAGACAGTCTGCATACAGCATTCGTACAAGCGGAGGCAGACTCCGCCAAATGCGATATACTGACCCAGATAGCCGAAGAATACCGTTTTATCAATAGCGACAGCTCAATCGCTTATGTAAACAAGGCAAAGGAAATTGCCCAGACCCTCCAATCGGATTATATGGACGTGGATATCGCCATACTAAATGCCATTGTGCTGTACGAAAAAGGCGATTACGATAACTCTATCCGACTGCTGAAAGAAATAGACCCTTTGGCAACAAAATTGGGCGACAAAGGGTATCTGCTCAAAATGTACCAGACCTATGGCAACTCCTACGGATTGTCGAACGACCACCGCCAAGCCATCGAATACGAGCTGAAAGCCCTCGACTATGCCAAAGAACTGAAAGATAGTATGGCTATGGCAAACCTGTACATCAATATCGGGAGCGATTTCCATTACATCAAAGAATACGCAAAAGGTATCGAATACTGCGGTAATGCCCGACAGATATATGAAAAACTCGGACAGGATTTTTATCAGGGGTTTGCCCTCAACAATATGTCCAATTACAGCAACCACCTCAACGATTACCAAAAAGCACTCGACTACGCTACCGAAGCAACCCAATATTGGAACGAGGACAACAACGAACGGCTGATGGGCTATCTGTACCACAATTTCGGAGAAGCCTACAAAGGCTTGAAAAATTACAGCCAATCGGAGAAATACTACCAAAAATCCATTGCTATCCGGCAGAAGAACGAAGACCCGAAAGACCGTATCATTACCAGTAACGAGCTAGCAGAGCTATACATTGCGTGGAACAAACTGCCCAACGCATACGTCATTGCAGAGGCGAATTATCATCTTGCCAAAGAGAAAGATTTTACACGTGAAGAACAGCAGTCGGCAGAACTGTTGGCAACTATCCACGAAAAGCAGGGCAACCTCACGCAAGCCGTAAAATACCTCAAAATCAGCCAACAGCTCAAAGACAGTTTGCAGAGCCAAGAACAGGCAAAGGAAGTGCTTCGGTTGGAAACAAAATACGAAACCGCCGAAAAGGAAAACCTTATCCTGCAACAGCGGGCGAAAATAACAGACCATCAGCTTGCCCTCAAAAACAGGAGCTTATGGATTTTCGGGCTGACGGCATTAGCCGTTATCATCGGGTTGATTGGCTTCTTGCTCTACAAACAGCAGGTGCTCAAAAACATCAAGCAACAAAAAGACAACGAACTCAAATTAGCATTGGAGAAAATAGAAACACAGAACAAATTACAGGAGCAACGCCTGTCTATATCAAGGGATTTACACGACAATATCGGGGCACACCTCACATTCATTATCTCGTCTATCGACACGCTGAAACAATTTATGGCAAACCGTGACCAGAAGCTCTCGGACAGGCTCGGAAATATGAGCTCCTTTGCCAAAGAAACCATTCGGGAACTGCGGGATACCATTTGGGCGATGAACAGACCATGCATCAGCATTGCCGATTTAAAACTGCGTACCGCCAATTTCATAGAAAGCGCCAATAAGGCAACCACGCATACCACACTGTCTTTTGCCGATAAAGTAGAAAACGACAAAGACCTCTTATTCAATTCCAAAACAGGGATGAACATTTACCGCATATTGCAGGAAGCGGTAAACAATGCCCTGAAACACGCCGAGGCAACCCGCATCAGCATTAGCTTTGCCCGGCAAGGCGATATGTTGCAGATGCAGGTAGAAGACAACGGAAAAGGCTTTGATACTTTGGAAATGTATGACGGAAACGGCTTGCAGAATATGCGTAACAGAGCCGAAGCACTCGGCGGCACATTGCACATCACTTCCGAAAAGGGGCATACACGAGTAATTTTTCGTTTTCCCTTGCAGGAAATGAGTGATAAGCAAAACGATACCGCTACTTAA